The following nucleotide sequence is from Nitrospira sp..
ATCGCAAACTGACCAGGAATTAGCAGGCTGTTGAAAAAGGGCTGCCAGCGGCGTTCTCAGTCGCACGCCTCCCTGCGACGTACCCGGAGGGTACGCCTCAGTCGTCGTGCTTCCTGCGGCCTTGCTGGACAGCCTTTTTGAACAGCCTGCGATGGTTCTCAGCTTGTCACGATTCTTGCCGGAGAAACATCCGTTTTTCCGACTCAGCCGTAGATTCACACATGAGCATGTTACTGGGACGTTCCCTGTGCTGTTGGCTCGCGACGCTGCTGCTGACCTCCGTGTCCTGCACGACTGCCGATCCTCCTCGGGTCCTCTCCCCTGAGCCTCGTGCCTCCCACACCAGAGCGACACTGCACTTGGGGCACAAGGAATTGGCGGATGGCCGGTTCGTCGGAATGGCCTTTTCCGGTGGGGGAAGCCGCGCGGCGGTGTTCGGGGCGGCGGTGATGAAGGAATTGGACCGGCTGGGTGTGCTCCAGCAGGTCGATGTGCTGTCTGCGGTATCCGGAGGGGCACTGCCCGCGGCGTCTTACGCGCTGGAGGGGTATCGTGATTTCAATTTCCAGAACGGGTTTGCGGAATTGGTCGGACGGGATTTTCAAGGCGCGATGCTGGGTCCCTGGTATACCGTTCCCCAGAACGCGATCCGGTATGCCGTGACCGATCGGGTTCCAGCCGAACAGGTCATTCGCGTCCTGGACGACCGGCTTTTTCGCGGCGCGACCTTTGCCGATTTGAATCCTTCGAAGCCGATTCTTCTGCTGAACTCGACCGATGCCCTCACCGGCGATCCACTGGTCATTTCCGATGAACGGTTCGCGGAGCTACACCAGCCGCTGGCGCCCTTCAGCATCGCCCGCGCCGTCTATATGTCGGCGGCCTATCCCGGGGTGCTGGAGCCGCTGGCCATCTCGGATGGAGAGGCAGGTCGCAACGGGTCTGGCTCCTTGCCGATATTGGCGTACGATGGAGGCGCGGCTGACAATCTCGGCATTCGAACCCTCATGCAAGTTGTAGAGAGTGCGTTGTCGGAACGGTCGATGATGGACCTCTTTCCGCAGGGCTGTCTGGTCATCTCTGTTGATGCCACCGGGCGGCAGAGAAACGACTCGCGCAAACCGCTTTCTGCCGCTGCGGCTCTGCTCAGAGGCCATCGGCGCAACGTGCTGGAGCTGGCCGGGATTCCTGTGTCACAGCAGGATGCGTCGATGTTCGGCACCTTTCAGGTGGGCATGAACGGAAACGGCGGGTCCTGCCGCTTCTGGCACATTGCGTTACGCCAGTTGCCGGACAGCGATCCATTGGGCGATCGCGTGACCCATATCAAGACGAATCTCGGGTTGTCGGCGGAAGATCAGGCGGCCCTCGCCACCGCAGCGGCCCGGCTCGTGGCGAAGGGCCGCGAGGAGATGCATCAAGCCGACGGGTGGGCCGAGTTTATGAGTGCCCGGCCCGCACTGCTCACGCATCCATGACGACACCCCTCATGACCCGGCGCGTGTTTGTGACCGGCGCAACCGGCTATCTTGGCGCGCGGCTCATTCCGTTGTTGCTTGAACGGGGTCATCAGGTGACCGCCCTGGCTCGGCCGGAATCAGTCCGTAGGGTTCCCACCGGATGCCAGATCGTCGTCGGCAATCCGCTGGAGAGCGGGACGTTCGTTGAGCAGGTGCTCGGCGCCGATACCCTCGTGCACCTGGTGGGTGTGCCGAAACCTGCACCCTGGAAAGGCTCGCAGTTCCGCGCCATCGACGGGCCTTCGGCCATGGCAGCGATCCGTGCAGCCCGCGAAGCGGGCGTGCGACATATGGTTTATGTCAGCGTGGCGCATCCGGCTCCCGTCATGCGGGACTATATTGCCGTGCGTAGCGAATGCGAAGCGGCGATTGCGGGAGCGGGGTTGGTCGCGACGATCCTCAGGCCCTGGTATATTCTCGGTCCGGGTCATTGGTGGCCAGTGGCGCTGCAGCCGGTCTATCGGCTGATGGAGCAGTTCCCGGGAACGAGAGCCGTCGCTCTGAGGCTGGGTTTGGTCACAATTCACGAGATGCTCATGACGACGCTGTGGGCGATTGAACAGCCACCGTCCGGTAGTCGGGTGATCGAGGTGCCGGAGATCCGTCGCCTCGGCCGGAGTGACGCATGAAACCGACCGCTTTGATTACCGGGGCCGGCGGGCTGATCGGCGGGTACCTCGTCAGAACCGCTGCGCGCTGGGCCCCGCAGTGGAACGTGTGCGGTGTCACCAGGACCGAGACGGATTTGACCGACTCGATGCAGGTACGGGAACTCTGGCGCCGATCGAGACCGGCTCTGGTCATCCACTGTGCGGCCCTGAGCCGAACCGGCGCCTGCGAGCAGGACCCGGCGCGGGCCAGGCACATCAATGTCGATGCGACTCGCGCTCTGGCTGCCGCCGCCCGGGACATCCCCTTTATTTTTCTATCTACTGATCAGGTGTTCGACGGCGCGAAGGGCTGGTATGTCGAAACGGATGCGGTGCATCCCCTGAATGTGTATGGACAGACGAAGGCAGAAGCGGAGCAGGTGGTACTCGAGAATCCGGTCCATTCAATCGTTCGTATCGCCCTGACGGCGGGCACCTCGCCGACTCACGACCGGAGTTTTGTCGAAGACATGTTGCGGGCTGCGGGCAAGGGGACGAAGCTGACGCTCTTCACGGACGAGTTCCGCTGCCCCATTCCGGCCGGACCATTGGTGCGTGCCCTGTGGGAGTTTGCCGCTCAGCCGCGGGCGGGCCTCTATCACCTGGGTGGGAGCGAGCGGTTGTCTCGATGGGAAATCGGTGAGTTGCTGGCGAGGCGCTATCCGGAACTCCGGCCCTGGATTCAACCCGGGTCAGTCGCCGACTATCATGGCCCGCCGCGTCCTCCGGACCTCTCGATGCGAAGCGACAAGATGCAGGCGCTGCTGTCGTTCCGCCTGCCGGGTTTTCGTCACTGGCTCAATGGTGACTTCTCGGTCGGCGACGATCCCTGGGGCACAGGTCAGTGAGGCAAGGTGCGAATGTAGGCCAGCACATTCCGAATGTCGCGTTCGGAGAGGAGGCCTTTCCAGGACGGCATGTTCGGTTTGCCTTCATGAATGGTGGCCAGCAGGGCACGGTCGGATTTTTTTCTGGTCGCCGGTGCCGTGAGATTCGCTGGATCGGGCCCCAGTAGTTTGTATCCATCCCCTTTGCCTTGAACTCCGTGACATCCGGCGCAGTGTTTGATGAAGAGCGTCTTACCCTTCGCAGGGTGAGCCGCTTTCGGGGAAGCATTCTCGCCGGCCTCGGATTGCATCGGGAGTGTCGCCGCAAAGGCCATCGCGAGGATCAGCACGTTGACGAAACCCATGTTCATAACGGTCCCTCCGGTGTGATGTGACGGTGCGTGCCGCAGTGCATGTCCGGAATCATACCCGCCTCTGAACCCGAATGCCATTCGACTCCTGCGACCCTGTCTTGAGCGTGACCGCCATAGTACAATCGCAGACTCTGTGCGGTGAAGACGATTCGTTGTCAGTCCACCTCCGGTAGCTGATCGCATGACACTGCGAGATCCCCTGTCCCTCCTCATCACCGCCTGGGCGGCCTCCGCAGCCTTGATGGTCCTGCTCTGGTTGATCGAGCGCCGCATACGTAACGCGTCCATCGCCGATGTGGGCTGGTGTTACGGGCTGGCACTGGTGGTGTGGTGGTACGCAGGCTCCGGTGCGGGAGAACCGGCCAGGCGCTTGCTGGTGGCGTTGATGATCTCTCTCTATGCCGTCCGCCTGGGCACACACGTGCTCATCGACCGGGTGTGGCGCAAGCAGGAGGATGGGCGATATCGGGCTTTGCGCCATCAATGGGGCGCGCACGAGTCCTCGCGCATGTTCTGGTATTTCCAGCTCCAGGCTGCCGCCATCGCGTTTTTTTCTCTCCCGCCGCTTGTGGTCATGCAGAACCCCCATCCGCCGTTTCATTTTTGGGACCTGATTGGATTTCTCTGGTGGGCTGTGGCGGTCACGGGTGAGGCTGTGGCCGATCGGCAGCTGGCTGCGTTTCGCAGCAAACCGTGGAATACCGGTCGTGTGTGCCGGATCGGTCTGTGGCGCTACTCACGCCATCCCAACTACTTCTTCGAATGGCTGCACTGGTGGAGTTATGTGTGGATGGCGCTGGCGATTCCTACGGGAGGCTGGGGCCTGACGCTGATCGGTCCGATGGTCATGGGCGTAGCGCTGCTGAAGGTCACCGGCATTCCCTGGACGGAAGCGCAGAGCATGGCAAGCCGTGGTGAGGAATATGCGGAGTACCGGCGCACCACCAACGCATTCTTTCCCTGGTTTCCGCGCCGGATAAGCGCAAAACGTGAAACGTGAAAGGCACTTCGCGGGGACTCAGAGCATATGGCTGATGGCCCTCTCTTTGCACCATACGCTCCTCTATCCGGATGAGAGACGAACCACACTTCACGAACGACGGACCAAGGTGACGACCTTTCTACGCATCTCGCGGCGATTCCAGGAGAACTATATAACGGGGGCTACGGTTTGTCGGTGAGTTCAGTCAGTCGTGCACGCGCCGTTTTGGCGGCGGGACTGTCCGGGTAATGACGGAGAATGTCTTCGTACAGTTCCCTGGCGTGGGCCTTGTTGGTCTGGCGCTCTTCGAACTGGGCCGTCTCGAGCATCTGCGCAGCCTGGTCGGGACCGCAGGCGGAGAGTGCCAGCAGAAGAGTCGAGACGATCCACGTGGCGACTCTGTTCATGCGACGGTCCTTTCGGCTGACGTGTCGCGCAATGTCGTGATGAGTTGAGACATGTGCGTAGTGTCGCCCAAGACGCCGGGAGTTGCAAGAAGGCAGGGTCGAGGTGACACTCGATGTCAGGGGGATTCGTGCTCGCGGATGCCGTATCGCGGAGAGGTGATGGCTTCGCTGCGGCAGCGCGGGCAGCGGCTGGGGCGGGTGAGTCTCGTTCGTTCGCGGAAGACGTACGTGCACTCCTGGCATTCCGACGGTTCAAGCAGGAATGTCCGCGCGGGATCGCGAGACAGGGTTTTGACGATATGCGTCATATGGTCTTCCACCTGTCGTTCCGGCATGCCGAGCAGTTGCGCCAGTTGGTGAGAAGACAACAGAGTACCGGTCAACAGCTCGATGATCCGCCGTCGTGGTGTCAGTCCGGGTGACAACATCAGCGGGTATCTTAGGGGAACGGCCTGCCGATGAAAAGGCAGGAATCAGCCCCCGCGATCTTGTTATACTACGCAAGACTGCCCGAGCTTCCTTCCGCAACGAGAGATGCTGCTATGAGTGGACCGCCGTGGGACGAGTTGGCCGAGCTGGCGTTGTCTCGCCTCTGCGCGGCCGGGGTCGAGTATGCGGATATCCGTCTGCTCGATACCACGACGCGGACGATCACCGGTGAAGATCGGCGCATCGCTCACATTCGTGAGGGCACCGATCGCGGGTTTGGTATTCGGGTGCTGCATCGCGGCGCCTGGGGATTTGCGGCCAGCTCCATCATTTCCCTCGAAGAAATTCCGCGTGTTGCGGACCTTGCCGTAGAAATTGCCAAAGGATCGGCCTCGCTCGCCATCACGAAGGTGCATCTGGCGCCTGAGCCGGTGCATCGTGATCGTATCGTCACTCCCTGTCGACTGGATCCCTTTGCGGTTCCTCTTGAAGAACAAACGTCGTTGCTGCTGAACACCATGGATGTGATTCAGCGACACCCGGGGATCGCCAGAAGCCAGGCCAGTTTCTGGGCCCAACGGGACCGCAAACTGTTCGCCTCCTCGGAAGGCTCACATCTTGAGTTCACCCTGCTGGCGGTGCAGGGCGAGTGCAGCGCGACGGCGGTTCAGGACGGACGGTTTGCCACGCGTTCGTTCAACAGCCCGCATTTGCGCATGGGGTATGAGTTGATCCGCGACACCGACTTTGCCCGCGAAGGGGCGCGCATCGCCGAACAGGCCGTGGAAAAGGTGCGGGCGCCGGTAATCGAGGCCGGGCGATACGATCTGGTACTCGATCCGGAACATCTGTCGTTGACGATGCATGAGTCCTGTGGACATCCCAGTGAGTTGGATCGCGCGCTCGGCTACGAGGCGAATTATGCCGGCACCAGTTTTCTGACGCCGGATAAACGCGGCACCTATCGCTATGGCTCGTCCCACGTGAATCTGGTGGCCGACAACACCGAACCGCAGACGCTGGCGGCGACGGGGTACGACGACGATGGCGTGAGTTGCCAGAAGTGGGACATCGTGCGGGAGGGACTCTTCGTCGGATACTGCACGAACCGCGAGGTGGCGCCGCGTATCAACGAAGAACGTTCTCGTGGTTCCAATCGGGCCGATAGCTGGGGGAGCGTGCCGATGGTGCGTATCGCGAACATCGGACTGGAGCCGGGCGCGGCGACCCTCGATGAACTGCTGACCGATGTGAAGCGGGGGATCTACATCGAAGGTCACGGTTCCTATAGTATCGATCAACGACGGTACAATTTTCAGTTCGGGGGCGATGCGTTCTGGCTGATTGAAAACGGTCGCCGTACGCACATGGTGAGGGACGTGATCTACCACGGCATTACCCCGGAGTTTTGGGGGCGGTGTGACGGCGTTGCCGATCGCAGTCATCGACGCCGGTATGGATTTATTACCTGCGGCAAAGGCCAACCGGGCCAATCGGGCTGGATGACCCATGCTGCCTCCCATGCCCGGTTCAGGCGTGTGGATGTCATTGCCGGAGAAGCGAAGGCCAACGAATGACGTCGTCGATCACTCCCTCCTGGCCCAAGTTGACGGGACGGCAGGAATTCGAGTTCCTGGCCGATCTGGTGATGAGTCATTCGACCGGGGACCACACCTGCCTGTCGTTGCGCGATGTCCACGGCGGCACGACTCGCTTTGCCAACAATCAGGTCATTCAGAATGTAAATCAGCGACGCGGCGCCCTGTCGATCACGGTGGCTTTCGGACGACAACACGGCACAGCGAGCACGACGGATTTCACCGCCGGCGCGGTGCGGGAAACCTTGAAGCAGGCCGAGTGCATCGCCCGCATCTCTCCCGAAGATCCCGAGTATCTTCCCCCCGTCGGGCCGCAGACCTACCTGTCGCTGCCGACCTCGCGTCCCGAAACGAGTGCGGCTGGACCCGCGCGGCGGCTCGACTATGCGCGTGAGGCCATCGGCCAATGCAAGATGGAGAATTTAAACGCGGCCGGGACGGTGTCGTCCAGCACGGCCATCGTGGGGCTGGCGGCTGACACGGGATTGCGGGCCTACGAGGAACGTACCGAGGCCCGGTTCAGCCTGACGGTGCAGGCCGGCGAGGCCACCGGCTGGTCGGCGGCGGCTCATCGGTCAATCGATCGTTTGCATGTACAGGAGCGCACGCTGGCGGCCATCATCAAGGCCAAACGAGGAGCGGATGAACCGCAGGAGTTGCCGCCCGGCCGGTACACGGTCATTTTGGAGCCGGCGGCCGTCGCAGGGCTGCTGAGCTGGATGATTTGGATGCTGGACGCGAAATCCTTCTATAAAGGGACGAGTCCGTTCAGTAGAAAACTGAACACCCGCATCCTCGACCGACGCCTCTCCCTGTTCAATCAGCCGGCCCATGCCGACCTGCTCGGCCACGGATTCACGAGTGAGGGCCTCCCGGTCATCGAATCCAGTTGGATTGAGGCGGGGGTGCTGAACCAGTTGTTGCACGACCGGTATACCGCGCAGGAACATGGGATCGATCCGCTGACGACGCTGGAGTCTCCCTACCTCTCCGGTGAACGTCCCGTCGGCACAAGGGTGGATGACCTGATTCGCACGACCCAGCGAGGCATCCTGGTGACGAATTTCTGGTACATCCGCCCCGTCAATCCATCCGACCTGACACTCACCGGCATGACGCGGGATGGCACCTTCCTCATTGAAAACGGGGAGATCACCTCGGCCGTCCGGAACTTCCGGTTTCACGAGAGCCCCCTGCGAGCCTTCAACCAGGTGGAGACCTACACCGCCCCGGTCGAAGCGGTCACGTCGGAAACCGGGAAGGCCCTGGTGCCTGCCATGAGGATCCACGACTTTAATTTTTCAAGCGTCACTCGATTCTAAGCCTGCTCGGGGTGACGGAAATCGAGGGCTTCGAAGGGCAAAAAACCTGTTCCGGCCATTGACTCGGACTAGTGGAAAGAGTAATGAATGAACGAGTACCGACCGATAAGATGCCGGTGTCCCTATGAAGCGTAAACAGCAGCGCTTAGCCGAAAAACCGATTCATCTCCTAACGTTCGCTCCCGACAAGGGTGATAAAGGAGCGGTGAATCCGTTTGCGCCTTCGCCGTTGCGCGCGGCGATCGGAAAGGTGTTCGTCAAGCTGGAAGATATGACCGAGCGGTTCGAGGATTGGTGCCAGTACGGCAACTCTGAGGACCGGACGGAACAGCCGTTGGGACAACGGGTCTCGAAATGGCTGGGAGCTCCTGTCGCGCGTCATATCGAGCATGAGGTCCAGGAGGAACACGGGCTGGTTCCCGCCCGTCGGTGGGATGGCGCAGTCGGTGATCTCATTTTCCGGTTGCGCGACCGTGCGGGCTTTGTGCAACGCGCGTTGACCGCGCAGGCTCGTGAGCTCAAGGAGTGGGTGATCGAACATACCCGGTCCACCCAGGCGGAAGTCGATCAATTGCGGGAACAGGTGTCGACTCAACAGGTCCAGGTCGAAGAGTTGACGGCGCAGCTGCAAGATTTGCGGGCTCTGGTGACCTCCCAGCAGAAAGTCTTGATGTACATGGGCAAGGACATGGAGCTGGCGCAGCCTGCCGAGCTGGAGCTCTCCCTCGTGCCGTCACGCGCGATTCCATACCGTGACCGTGACAAGAAATCCTCGAGAGACCGACGGGAGGCTTCTGCCGAAGCATCCCAGACTCCCTACCTCAACGCCTGATTCCTGCCGATCGAGCAGGACGCTGAAAACGACCGCCAGCTTTGTTCTCGCATCGTTCAGAACCTCAACGTACCCCAGCGGGAAAGAGTCTGGCGCGGTAGGTGCGGGGCAGGCGGGTAAGCACGTAACGCCTCGGCGAAGACACGGCCGGGTCACCGTCTCGCCGGCGTCCACAGACGTGGCGCTCATTACTCCTCGCGCCGTGGACCTCGCTGGACGACCGTTTTGAGCGTCCCGCATTCGAGCTATTCCAACCGATCTTCTCTTGCCGACATGCTCCGACTAGCAACTTCTCGACGGGACTGCTAATTTGTGCCGTTCTGTGGGGCGGCGGAGTCGTCGCGGGTGACGGCGCGGTCCGTCCGACATACGAAGAACCGAGCAGGAGAGGGGCGATGGTAAAGGGGCGGTATGCGAGGGCGCTGGTTCACGGCTTGATGGTCGCGGGGTTGGCGTGGCCTGTTTCGGGTGGAGTCGCGCGAGCAGAGGTCACGCTGTTCGAGAATCTCGGCTCTCTACATCATCAGATCACGACCAACTCAGACCTCGCGCAAAAATTTTTCGATCAAGGGCTCCGGCTGGTCTATGCCTTCAATCACGAGGAGGCGATTACGGCCTTCACCGAGGCCTCCCGTCTCGATCCCGATGCGCCCATGCCCTATTGGGGTGTGGCGTTGAGCCTGGGGCCGAACATCAACGCGGCCATGGATCCCAAGGTAGAGCCACGTGCCGTGGAGGCGGTTCAGAAGGCCACTGCGCGTCTGTCGCAGGCCACCGCCAGGGAGCGAGCCTACGTGGAAGCCCTTGCCGCTCGCTACTTGGCTAAAAAATCAGTCACCCGCAAGGCGAAGGACGAAGCCTATGCCAAAGCGATGCGTCAGGTGGCGCGAGAGGCTCCCGACGATGCCGATGCCGCGACCATAGCGGCTGAAGCCATGATGGTGCTCCGGCCCTGGGACTACTGGCGCGCGGATGGACGGCCTCAACCGGGGACGGAGGAGATCCTGGCCATCTTGGAAGCGGCGCTGCGGCAGCACCCGGATCATCCGGGTGCCTGTCACTATTACATTCATGCGGTCGAAGCTTCACCCGACCCTCAGCGCGCGCTCGACTGTGCGAAGCGGTTGCCCTCGCTGATGCCGGGTGCCGGACATCTGGTGCATATGCCGGCGCATATCTACATGCGGCTGGGGCGTTATCGGGAGGCGTCGGAGCGCAATGCGACCGCCGCGATGGTGGATCATGAGTATTTGTCCCGTCACCCCCTTGAGGGCAACTACGCATCGGGATACTATGCGCACAACCTCCATTTCCTGAACGCCTCCTTGATGATGGAAGGCCGAAGCGCGGAAGCCCTGCAAGTCGCGCGGGATCTCCTGGCGAAGGTTCC
It contains:
- a CDS encoding TldD/PmbA family protein, which produces MSGPPWDELAELALSRLCAAGVEYADIRLLDTTTRTITGEDRRIAHIREGTDRGFGIRVLHRGAWGFAASSIISLEEIPRVADLAVEIAKGSASLAITKVHLAPEPVHRDRIVTPCRLDPFAVPLEEQTSLLLNTMDVIQRHPGIARSQASFWAQRDRKLFASSEGSHLEFTLLAVQGECSATAVQDGRFATRSFNSPHLRMGYELIRDTDFAREGARIAEQAVEKVRAPVIEAGRYDLVLDPEHLSLTMHESCGHPSELDRALGYEANYAGTSFLTPDKRGTYRYGSSHVNLVADNTEPQTLAATGYDDDGVSCQKWDIVREGLFVGYCTNREVAPRINEERSRGSNRADSWGSVPMVRIANIGLEPGAATLDELLTDVKRGIYIEGHGSYSIDQRRYNFQFGGDAFWLIENGRRTHMVRDVIYHGITPEFWGRCDGVADRSHRRRYGFITCGKGQPGQSGWMTHAASHARFRRVDVIAGEAKANE
- a CDS encoding transcriptional regulator, yielding MLSPGLTPRRRIIELLTGTLLSSHQLAQLLGMPERQVEDHMTHIVKTLSRDPARTFLLEPSECQECTYVFRERTRLTRPSRCPRCRSEAITSPRYGIREHESP
- a CDS encoding cytochrome c, producing the protein MNMGFVNVLILAMAFAATLPMQSEAGENASPKAAHPAKGKTLFIKHCAGCHGVQGKGDGYKLLGPDPANLTAPATRKKSDRALLATIHEGKPNMPSWKGLLSERDIRNVLAYIRTLPH
- a CDS encoding patatin-like phospholipase family protein; translation: MSMLLGRSLCCWLATLLLTSVSCTTADPPRVLSPEPRASHTRATLHLGHKELADGRFVGMAFSGGGSRAAVFGAAVMKELDRLGVLQQVDVLSAVSGGALPAASYALEGYRDFNFQNGFAELVGRDFQGAMLGPWYTVPQNAIRYAVTDRVPAEQVIRVLDDRLFRGATFADLNPSKPILLLNSTDALTGDPLVISDERFAELHQPLAPFSIARAVYMSAAYPGVLEPLAISDGEAGRNGSGSLPILAYDGGAADNLGIRTLMQVVESALSERSMMDLFPQGCLVISVDATGRQRNDSRKPLSAAAALLRGHRRNVLELAGIPVSQQDASMFGTFQVGMNGNGGSCRFWHIALRQLPDSDPLGDRVTHIKTNLGLSAEDQAALATAAARLVAKGREEMHQADGWAEFMSARPALLTHP
- a CDS encoding NAD(P)H-binding protein produces the protein MTTPLMTRRVFVTGATGYLGARLIPLLLERGHQVTALARPESVRRVPTGCQIVVGNPLESGTFVEQVLGADTLVHLVGVPKPAPWKGSQFRAIDGPSAMAAIRAAREAGVRHMVYVSVAHPAPVMRDYIAVRSECEAAIAGAGLVATILRPWYILGPGHWWPVALQPVYRLMEQFPGTRAVALRLGLVTIHEMLMTTLWAIEQPPSGSRVIEVPEIRRLGRSDA
- a CDS encoding DUF1295 domain-containing protein; this translates as MRDPLSLLITAWAASAALMVLLWLIERRIRNASIADVGWCYGLALVVWWYAGSGAGEPARRLLVALMISLYAVRLGTHVLIDRVWRKQEDGRYRALRHQWGAHESSRMFWYFQLQAAAIAFFSLPPLVVMQNPHPPFHFWDLIGFLWWAVAVTGEAVADRQLAAFRSKPWNTGRVCRIGLWRYSRHPNYFFEWLHWWSYVWMALAIPTGGWGLTLIGPMVMGVALLKVTGIPWTEAQSMASRGEEYAEYRRTTNAFFPWFPRRISAKRET
- a CDS encoding SDR family oxidoreductase; translation: MKPTALITGAGGLIGGYLVRTAARWAPQWNVCGVTRTETDLTDSMQVRELWRRSRPALVIHCAALSRTGACEQDPARARHINVDATRALAAAARDIPFIFLSTDQVFDGAKGWYVETDAVHPLNVYGQTKAEAEQVVLENPVHSIVRIALTAGTSPTHDRSFVEDMLRAAGKGTKLTLFTDEFRCPIPAGPLVRALWEFAAQPRAGLYHLGGSERLSRWEIGELLARRYPELRPWIQPGSVADYHGPPRPPDLSMRSDKMQALLSFRLPGFRHWLNGDFSVGDDPWGTGQ
- a CDS encoding TldD/PmbA family protein; the encoded protein is MTSSITPSWPKLTGRQEFEFLADLVMSHSTGDHTCLSLRDVHGGTTRFANNQVIQNVNQRRGALSITVAFGRQHGTASTTDFTAGAVRETLKQAECIARISPEDPEYLPPVGPQTYLSLPTSRPETSAAGPARRLDYAREAIGQCKMENLNAAGTVSSSTAIVGLAADTGLRAYEERTEARFSLTVQAGEATGWSAAAHRSIDRLHVQERTLAAIIKAKRGADEPQELPPGRYTVILEPAAVAGLLSWMIWMLDAKSFYKGTSPFSRKLNTRILDRRLSLFNQPAHADLLGHGFTSEGLPVIESSWIEAGVLNQLLHDRYTAQEHGIDPLTTLESPYLSGERPVGTRVDDLIRTTQRGILVTNFWYIRPVNPSDLTLTGMTRDGTFLIENGEITSAVRNFRFHESPLRAFNQVETYTAPVEAVTSETGKALVPAMRIHDFNFSSVTRF